The following proteins are encoded in a genomic region of Gammaproteobacteria bacterium:
- a CDS encoding acetyltransferase has protein sequence MTRIDVFNGDADGICALQQIRLAEPGESVLVTGVKRDIALLERVTARPGDEVTVLDVSLDRNRDALTRLLAAGARVRYFDHHFAGETVEHPALLLRIDPSPARGTSLLVDEYLGGGHRAWAVVGTFGDNLDESAVRAAAPLGLGAEAMRRLRELGVLLNYNAYGERVEDLHVHPAEVFRRLAPYPDPLGFVAEDALFSVLREGYAADRERAAALQPVLETPRVALYVLPAEAWARRVSGVYANDLARGARGRAHALVTRRLEGGAVVSVRAPLAHSVGADALCRQFPTGGGRQGAAGINELPDERFDDFVRAFVDAFG, from the coding sequence GTGACTCGAATCGACGTGTTCAATGGCGATGCGGACGGCATCTGCGCACTGCAGCAGATCCGGCTGGCCGAGCCGGGGGAGAGCGTCCTGGTGACGGGTGTCAAACGGGACATCGCGTTGCTCGAGCGTGTCACCGCCCGCCCCGGAGACGAGGTGACGGTCCTCGACGTATCCCTCGACCGCAACCGGGATGCGCTGACTCGCCTGCTCGCGGCGGGAGCGAGGGTTCGCTATTTCGACCATCACTTCGCCGGGGAGACGGTCGAGCACCCCGCGCTCCTGCTGCGGATCGACCCGTCGCCCGCCCGGGGGACCAGCCTGCTGGTGGACGAGTACCTCGGCGGGGGACACCGGGCCTGGGCCGTGGTGGGGACGTTCGGTGACAATCTGGACGAGAGCGCCGTCCGGGCGGCTGCGCCGCTCGGTCTGGGTGCGGAGGCGATGCGCCGGTTACGCGAGCTGGGCGTCTTGCTCAACTACAACGCCTACGGTGAGCGCGTGGAGGACCTTCACGTGCACCCGGCCGAGGTCTTTCGCCGTCTCGCCCCCTATCCGGACCCGCTTGGCTTCGTTGCGGAGGACGCGCTCTTCTCCGTGCTGCGGGAAGGGTACGCGGCAGACCGGGAGCGGGCGGCCGCCCTGCAGCCCGTTCTGGAGACCCCGCGGGTGGCCCTCTACGTCCTGCCGGCGGAGGCCTGGGCGCGGCGGGTGAGCGGGGTCTATGCGAACGACCTGGCGCGTGGGGCGCGCGGGCGCGCCCACGCCCTCGTGACGCGACGCCTTGAAGGGGGGGCGGTCGTGAGCGTTCGCGCCCCGTTGGCCCACAGCGTGGGTGCCGACGCCCTCTGCCGGCAGTTCCCGACCGGAGGGGGGCGCCAGGGGGCCGCGGGCATCAACGAGCTGCCGGACGAGCGCTTCGACGACTTCGTGCGGGCCTTCGTGGACGCCTTCGGTTAG
- a CDS encoding endonuclease/exonuclease/phosphatase family protein: MSQNTVTLRLLSYNVQTGITSERYRHYVTRSWRHVLPYPSRWVNLDGIAGAIAGYDLVGLQEVDSGSLRTSFVNQTEYLADRARFPFWHHQVNRRIGHLAQQSNGVLSRLPVESLTDLKLPGLPGRGALVLRLAGPATPLTVFILHLALGKRARLRQLSFLAEEIAREPCAVVMGDLNCGPESEELRLLLANTPLRPPAERLHTFPSWEPRRHIDHILVTDTLIPQRTYVPNWPFSDHLPVAMDVRLPCSAAH, from the coding sequence ATGAGCCAGAACACAGTCACGCTCCGCCTCCTCAGCTACAACGTCCAGACGGGGATCACCTCGGAGCGCTACCGGCACTACGTCACCCGGAGCTGGCGGCACGTGCTCCCGTACCCCAGCCGCTGGGTCAATCTCGACGGGATCGCGGGCGCCATTGCCGGCTACGACCTGGTGGGCCTGCAGGAGGTCGACTCGGGCAGCCTGCGCACCAGTTTCGTGAACCAGACTGAGTACCTGGCCGACCGCGCACGCTTTCCCTTCTGGCACCACCAGGTCAACCGGCGCATCGGCCACCTGGCCCAGCAGAGCAACGGGGTCCTCTCGCGACTGCCTGTGGAATCCCTCACGGACCTGAAGCTGCCGGGTCTGCCGGGACGGGGGGCCCTGGTGCTGCGGCTTGCCGGCCCGGCTACCCCCCTGACCGTATTCATCCTGCACCTGGCCCTGGGCAAGCGGGCACGACTGCGTCAGCTCTCCTTCCTGGCGGAGGAGATCGCCCGGGAGCCCTGCGCCGTGGTGATGGGTGACCTGAACTGCGGACCGGAGAGCGAGGAGTTGCGCCTCCTGCTCGCCAACACTCCCCTGCGCCCCCCCGCGGAGCGGCTGCACACCTTCCCGAGCTGGGAACCCCGCCGCCACATCGACCACATCCTGGTGACGGACACCCTGATTCCCCAGAGGACCTACGTGCCCAACTGGCCGTTCTCGGACCACCTTCCCGTGGCCATGGACGTGCGCCTCCCCTGCTCGGCTGCGCACTGA
- a CDS encoding nickel-dependent hydrogenase large subunit, giving the protein MTERVVVDPITRIEGHLRIEAKMDGGKIAEAYSSGTMVRGIETILLGRDPRDAWAFVQRICGVCTLVHGMASIRAVEDALKYPIPANANLIRNLMVGAQYIHDHVMHFYHLHALDWVDVVSALKADPKKTSEIAQTVTPNWPKSSPGYFSDVKKRLTNFVESGQLGIFANGYWGSAVYKLPPEVNLMAVAHYLEALQWQREVVRLHAIFGGKNPHPMFVVGGVPTPIDPNSDSAINSERLSQVQNIIKSMKDFVDQVYVPDTLAIAGFYKDWFGRGEGLGNFLSFGDFPEKGINDAKSLLIPAGVILNRDLTKIHPVDPRDPKQIQEFVSHSWYDYSVGKEKGLHPYEGETTFNYKGRGGPKAPFKQLSVEDGYSWLKSPRWNGKAVEVGPLARVLVMYASGNPQAKELVDMALKKLGAEPRALFSTLGRTAARTLESAIIASHMQTWYDNLVANIKAGDTKTFNADLWDPATWPSEAKGVGLMEAPRGGLAHYIVIKGGKIDNYQAVVPSTWNAGPRDGQGQAGAYEAALQDNHELLDPKQPVEILRTIHSFDPCLACAVHLAGEDGEELVKVKVR; this is encoded by the coding sequence ATGACAGAACGAGTCGTTGTCGACCCGATCACGCGCATCGAAGGCCATCTGCGGATCGAGGCCAAGATGGACGGCGGCAAGATCGCCGAGGCCTATTCCTCCGGCACCATGGTGCGCGGGATCGAGACCATCCTCCTCGGCAGGGACCCGCGTGACGCCTGGGCGTTCGTCCAGCGCATCTGCGGCGTGTGCACCCTGGTCCACGGGATGGCGTCCATCCGCGCCGTGGAGGACGCCCTGAAGTACCCGATCCCCGCGAACGCGAACCTGATTCGCAACCTGATGGTCGGGGCCCAGTACATTCACGACCACGTGATGCACTTCTACCACCTGCACGCGCTGGACTGGGTGGACGTGGTCTCCGCGCTCAAGGCCGACCCCAAGAAGACCTCCGAGATCGCCCAGACGGTCACGCCGAACTGGCCGAAGTCCTCGCCGGGGTATTTCTCCGACGTCAAGAAGCGCCTGACGAACTTCGTGGAATCTGGGCAGCTCGGCATCTTCGCGAACGGCTACTGGGGCAGCGCGGTCTACAAGCTGCCGCCCGAGGTCAACCTGATGGCGGTTGCCCACTACCTCGAGGCCCTGCAGTGGCAGCGCGAGGTGGTGAGGCTGCACGCGATCTTCGGCGGCAAGAACCCCCACCCGATGTTCGTGGTGGGCGGCGTGCCGACGCCGATCGACCCGAACTCGGACTCGGCGATCAACAGCGAGCGCCTTTCCCAGGTCCAGAACATCATCAAGTCCATGAAGGACTTCGTGGACCAGGTGTACGTTCCGGACACCCTGGCGATCGCCGGCTTCTACAAGGACTGGTTCGGCCGCGGCGAGGGTCTGGGCAACTTCCTGTCGTTCGGCGACTTCCCGGAGAAGGGGATCAACGACGCCAAGAGCCTCCTGATCCCGGCAGGCGTGATCCTGAACCGCGACCTGACGAAGATCCACCCGGTCGACCCGAGGGATCCGAAGCAGATCCAGGAGTTCGTCTCTCACTCCTGGTACGACTATTCGGTCGGCAAGGAGAAGGGGCTGCACCCGTACGAAGGCGAGACGACCTTCAACTACAAGGGGCGTGGCGGTCCGAAGGCGCCGTTCAAGCAGTTGAGCGTCGAGGACGGCTACTCCTGGCTGAAGTCGCCACGCTGGAACGGAAAGGCGGTGGAGGTCGGACCGCTGGCCCGCGTGCTGGTGATGTACGCTTCCGGCAACCCGCAGGCCAAGGAGTTGGTCGACATGGCGCTGAAGAAGCTCGGCGCCGAGCCGCGTGCGCTGTTCTCGACCCTGGGCCGCACCGCAGCCCGGACGCTCGAGTCCGCGATCATCGCGAGCCACATGCAGACCTGGTACGACAACCTGGTGGCCAACATCAAGGCCGGCGACACCAAGACGTTCAACGCCGACCTGTGGGACCCTGCCACCTGGCCCAGCGAGGCGAAGGGTGTGGGCCTCATGGAGGCGCCGCGCGGTGGCCTCGCCCACTACATCGTCATCAAGGGCGGCAAGATCGACAACTATCAGGCGGTCGTGCCCAGCACCTGGAACGCCGGTCCGCGCGACGGGCAGGGCCAGGCCGGTGCCTACGAGGCGGCGCTCCAGGACAACCACGAGCTGCTCGATCCGAAGCAGCCGGTGGAAATCCTGCGCACCATCCACAGCTTCGACCCCTGCCTTGCCTGTGCGGTGCACCTGGCGGGTGAGGACGGCGAGGAGCTGGTGAAGGTGAAGGTGCGGTAA
- a CDS encoding phosphomannomutase encodes MNHPARAVSIAHVMERSGVGFGTSGARGLVSAMTDEVCYLYTRAFLQQLGGSVDPFDRVAVAGDLRPSTGRILAAVLQAVRDAGMTPVYCGRIPSPALAWYGLLQGIPSVMVTGSHIPDDRNGIKFNRADGEISKADEQGIRGQRVEVPEGRFDPAGAFTGAPAALPPVEEGARRVYLGRYLGFFPPGCLEGLRVGVYEHSSVARDLLGEVLTALAAEVVPLGRSETFVPVDTEAVRAEDVELALRWAREARLDAVVSTDGDADRPLVADELGHWLRGDVAGVLCAEYLGARVVVTPVSSNTVAERCGRFRRVLRTRIGSPYVVEAMLRAVGEGEDRVVGYEANGGFLTASPFEAHGRRLGPLPTRDAVTVVLALLHLGRLRAVPVSALAASLPPRFTASDRLKDFPTEVSRRRLAELQTGDPARDHAAIERAFRGLFGPVAAVDSTDGLRVTFASGEVAHLRPSGNAPELRCYNEADSEARAREMNRACLELLEGWRPPAAG; translated from the coding sequence ATGAACCACCCTGCTCGAGCGGTTTCCATCGCCCACGTCATGGAGCGGTCCGGCGTCGGTTTCGGCACCAGCGGGGCGCGCGGCCTCGTGAGCGCGATGACCGACGAGGTCTGCTACCTGTACACCCGCGCCTTCCTGCAACAGCTCGGGGGGTCCGTCGACCCGTTCGACCGGGTTGCCGTGGCGGGGGACCTGCGCCCGAGCACGGGGAGAATCCTGGCGGCCGTCCTGCAGGCCGTCCGCGACGCGGGCATGACCCCCGTGTACTGCGGGCGCATTCCCTCCCCCGCGCTCGCCTGGTACGGTCTGCTGCAGGGGATCCCGTCGGTGATGGTGACCGGCAGCCACATCCCGGACGATCGCAACGGGATCAAGTTCAACCGCGCCGACGGCGAGATCTCCAAGGCCGACGAGCAGGGGATCCGGGGCCAGAGGGTCGAGGTGCCGGAGGGTCGTTTCGACCCTGCCGGGGCATTCACCGGGGCCCCTGCCGCACTCCCACCCGTCGAGGAAGGCGCCCGGCGTGTCTACCTCGGGCGGTATCTCGGATTCTTTCCGCCCGGCTGCCTCGAAGGGCTGCGCGTCGGTGTCTACGAGCACTCCTCGGTGGCCCGGGACCTGCTCGGCGAAGTCCTGACCGCGCTCGCGGCAGAGGTCGTGCCTCTCGGCCGCTCCGAGACCTTCGTCCCCGTGGACACCGAAGCGGTGCGCGCCGAGGACGTGGAGCTCGCGCTCCGCTGGGCCCGCGAGGCCCGCCTGGACGCCGTCGTCTCCACCGATGGCGACGCGGACCGCCCCCTGGTCGCCGACGAGCTGGGACACTGGCTGCGGGGCGACGTCGCGGGGGTCCTCTGCGCGGAGTACCTGGGCGCCAGGGTGGTCGTCACACCCGTCAGCAGCAACACCGTCGCCGAGCGTTGCGGGCGATTTCGCCGGGTGCTCCGGACCCGGATCGGGTCACCCTACGTCGTCGAGGCAATGCTCCGGGCGGTCGGCGAGGGCGAGGACAGGGTCGTCGGCTACGAGGCGAACGGGGGGTTCCTGACGGCAAGCCCGTTCGAAGCCCACGGCCGGCGCCTCGGGCCCCTGCCGACGCGCGACGCCGTGACCGTCGTCCTCGCCCTGCTGCACCTCGGCCGGCTGCGCGCGGTACCCGTATCCGCCCTCGCAGCCTCCCTGCCCCCGCGCTTCACCGCCAGCGACCGGTTGAAGGACTTTCCCACCGAGGTGAGCCGCCGGCGATTGGCCGAGCTTCAGACCGGGGACCCCGCCCGCGACCACGCCGCGATCGAGCGCGCCTTTCGGGGGCTGTTCGGACCCGTGGCGGCCGTGGACTCCACGGACGGCCTGCGGGTCACCTTCGCCAGCGGGGAGGTGGCGCACCTGCGCCCCTCCGGGAACGCGCCGGAGTTGCGGTGCTACAACGAGGCGGACAGCGAAGCACGGGCCCGGGAGATGAACCGGGCCTGCCTCGAGCTCCTGGAGGGCTGGCGTCCCCCCGCGGCGGGCTAA
- a CDS encoding nitrate reductase gives MSLLDFARGPALEWSLIIMVIGVVWRLAGTFLFKGQKYLSKPKGTKFVSAGLMAIANKSFPPHELEKRITFQHYTGYLFHIMLFIVVFLFEPHIAFFDWALGISWPGLPTNVITFASAVTVIILIALGIRRATDPVMKKLTTLDDWISYFLTITPFITGMMAFAHQNIGVRYEDLLALHILNVCLLMIWIPFGKLMHMFLLFPGRYQMGEKFEYRGVKA, from the coding sequence ATGAGCCTCTTGGACTTCGCCCGCGGCCCGGCGCTCGAGTGGTCGCTCATCATCATGGTCATCGGTGTGGTCTGGCGGCTCGCCGGAACCTTCCTGTTCAAGGGCCAGAAGTACCTGTCGAAGCCCAAGGGCACGAAGTTCGTCTCCGCCGGCCTCATGGCCATCGCGAACAAGTCGTTCCCCCCGCACGAGCTGGAGAAGCGCATCACCTTCCAGCACTACACGGGCTACCTGTTCCACATCATGCTGTTCATCGTGGTCTTCCTGTTCGAGCCGCACATCGCCTTCTTCGACTGGGCGCTGGGCATCTCTTGGCCGGGCCTGCCGACGAACGTGATCACGTTCGCCTCGGCCGTGACCGTCATCATCCTGATCGCGCTCGGCATCCGGCGCGCGACCGACCCGGTGATGAAGAAGCTCACGACCCTCGACGACTGGATCAGCTATTTCCTCACCATCACGCCGTTCATCACCGGAATGATGGCCTTCGCGCACCAGAACATCGGCGTGCGCTACGAGGACCTGCTGGCATTGCACATCCTGAACGTCTGCCTGCTGATGATCTGGATACCCTTCGGGAAGTTGATGCACATGTTCCTGCTCTTCCCGGGCCGCTATCAGATGGGTGAGAAGTTCGAGTACAGGGGGGTCAAGGCATGA
- a CDS encoding (Fe-S)-binding protein → MSMNQEMEQTFQMFMGMVNELGTLAKPVDLPDSERIARAKKIFMEKTTWDIAAELEGCIHCGMCAEACHFRVSTGDPKYTPARKFELMRTVYRREMSPMRWVNRLVMPDITMKDLEESAELVYDACTLCARCSMICPMGIHIAELVEFHREALAAAGMVPDAMLALDQEQAETGHIFNADREVLKFKVEELSEQYNVPIPMDKEGQVDVMILTSGLDLHLFNDAIVGTAKICNHAKLNWSYFTDSYEGANFGFMSGDAGNHKLEVSRVYEAAVKHGAKYVVAPECGHAYPALRFYAAEALGKPLPFDVLAPSEFIAMLYKEGKLKLKKPADRTVVTFHDPCKVGRHGGVFEGPREVLKAMGLEVRETDSNRMVNICCGGGAAVFLLPNANELRQKTFELKYEEVKKTKAEALVVSCGSCRLNFERGKMNAGEGMPVDSFAQIVGDNLVS, encoded by the coding sequence ATGAGCATGAACCAGGAAATGGAACAGACGTTCCAGATGTTCATGGGTATGGTGAACGAGCTTGGCACACTCGCCAAGCCGGTCGACCTGCCCGACTCCGAGCGCATCGCGCGTGCCAAGAAGATCTTCATGGAGAAGACCACCTGGGACATCGCGGCCGAGCTCGAGGGGTGCATCCACTGCGGGATGTGCGCCGAGGCCTGCCACTTCCGGGTTTCCACCGGCGACCCCAAGTACACGCCCGCGCGCAAGTTCGAGTTGATGCGCACGGTGTACCGTCGGGAAATGAGCCCGATGCGCTGGGTCAACCGGCTGGTCATGCCGGACATCACCATGAAGGACCTGGAAGAGTCCGCCGAGCTGGTGTACGACGCCTGCACGCTCTGCGCACGCTGCAGCATGATCTGCCCGATGGGGATCCACATCGCCGAGCTGGTGGAGTTCCACCGCGAGGCGCTCGCCGCCGCGGGCATGGTGCCCGACGCGATGCTGGCGCTCGACCAGGAGCAGGCGGAGACGGGCCACATCTTCAATGCGGACCGGGAGGTCCTCAAGTTCAAGGTGGAGGAGCTGTCGGAGCAATACAACGTGCCGATCCCCATGGACAAGGAAGGCCAGGTGGACGTCATGATCCTGACGAGCGGCCTCGACCTGCACCTGTTCAACGACGCCATCGTCGGCACGGCCAAGATCTGCAACCACGCGAAGCTGAACTGGTCGTACTTCACCGACTCCTACGAGGGAGCCAATTTCGGCTTCATGAGCGGTGACGCAGGGAACCACAAGCTGGAGGTCTCCCGCGTGTACGAAGCGGCGGTCAAGCACGGCGCTAAGTATGTGGTCGCCCCGGAGTGCGGACACGCCTACCCGGCGCTGCGTTTCTATGCCGCCGAGGCCCTGGGCAAGCCGCTGCCCTTCGACGTGCTGGCTCCCTCCGAGTTCATCGCGATGCTGTACAAGGAGGGCAAGCTCAAGCTGAAGAAGCCCGCGGACCGCACGGTCGTGACCTTCCACGACCCCTGCAAGGTCGGGCGCCACGGCGGTGTCTTCGAGGGGCCGCGCGAGGTCCTGAAGGCCATGGGCCTGGAGGTTCGCGAGACCGACAGCAACCGCATGGTCAACATCTGCTGCGGTGGTGGCGCGGCGGTGTTCCTGCTCCCAAATGCCAACGAGCTGCGGCAGAAGACCTTCGAGTTGAAGTACGAGGAGGTCAAGAAGACCAAGGCCGAGGCGCTGGTCGTGTCCTGTGGAAGCTGCCGCCTGAATTTCGAGCGGGGCAAGATGAACGCCGGCGAGGGTATGCCGGTCGACAGCTTCGCCCAGATCGTCGGCGACAACCTGGTCAGCTAG
- a CDS encoding HDOD domain-containing protein, with the protein MDALVQSVVLGIRSDLAAGRLVLPSLPEITFQVARLLDDPSSSGEAIAALVGKDPALSARFLRLANSAYFPGMRPVADLRRAIVRLGHKVIKHLITTLAVSKLYDVRAHPAAKPHLVELWQQSTMVASLSEVMARRLGHLEAEVAMLAGLVHRIGALPVIVRAERTPEVLADRARVRELLGQVQREVGAAVVAQWRFPPELVAVVVEHEDASRESPGLADYVDLVQVASLLTYRGTDHPWASLPWDSVPATLAVGLEENEVEGLMGYAGARVGELRRLLGPQSGASGAGSPVRRQAAG; encoded by the coding sequence ATGGATGCGTTGGTCCAGTCGGTAGTCCTGGGGATTCGCTCAGACCTCGCAGCGGGCCGGCTCGTGCTCCCGTCGCTTCCGGAGATCACCTTCCAGGTGGCCAGGCTCCTCGACGACCCGAGCTCCAGCGGTGAGGCCATCGCGGCGCTGGTGGGCAAGGACCCGGCGCTGAGCGCCCGGTTCCTGCGCCTCGCGAACAGCGCCTACTTCCCCGGGATGCGGCCCGTGGCAGACCTTCGGCGAGCCATCGTGCGGCTCGGCCACAAGGTCATCAAGCACCTGATCACGACCCTCGCGGTCTCCAAGCTCTACGACGTGCGTGCCCATCCCGCGGCCAAACCCCACCTGGTCGAGCTCTGGCAGCAGAGCACCATGGTGGCAAGCCTCTCTGAGGTCATGGCTCGCCGGCTCGGCCACCTCGAGGCCGAGGTCGCGATGCTCGCGGGGCTCGTGCACCGCATCGGCGCGCTCCCCGTGATCGTCCGCGCGGAGCGCACCCCGGAAGTCTTGGCCGACCGTGCCCGGGTGCGTGAGCTGCTCGGCCAGGTCCAGCGCGAGGTGGGAGCGGCGGTGGTCGCCCAGTGGCGCTTCCCGCCCGAGCTCGTCGCGGTCGTCGTGGAGCACGAAGACGCGAGCCGCGAGAGCCCAGGGCTCGCGGATTACGTGGACCTCGTGCAGGTGGCGAGCCTGCTCACCTACCGTGGCACGGACCACCCCTGGGCGTCACTGCCCTGGGACAGCGTTCCGGCCACGCTGGCGGTCGGTCTCGAGGAGAACGAGGTGGAAGGCCTGATGGGGTACGCGGGCGCGCGCGTCGGGGAGCTGCGCCGCCTGCTCGGGCCGCAATCGGGGGCGTCGGGTGCCGGCAGCCCGGTGCGCCGCCAGGCGGCCGGCTAG